The genomic DNA TCGGATGGTCAGGACCGCCCGTTTTCAATGACCTCAGGGGACGGAAAGGTATTTATCGGAACCATTCCTACGTATGGTGAATTAGGTGGTGCTTTGACGATCTATGATCCGAATTCAACTTCCGCTCCGTCCACGTATCGGAATGTTGTTGAGAACCAAAGTATCATCGGGCTAGCGTATCGGGACGGAAAAATTTACGGCTCTACCTCTGTTTGGGGCGGTCTAGGTATTGATCCGACAGCGGACGCGGCTAAAATGTTCGTCTGGGATGTCAATGCCGGGACGATGGTTACGGAATTTACTCCTGACCTTCCAGGAACTGTTCCATCTAAAGCAATTGGCGAGCTGTCATTCGGTCCTGACGGCTTATTATGGGGAGCATCGTACGGTACCATTTTTGCAATGGACCCTGATACCTACGAAATTGTAAAAAGTAAAGAGATCGTTGCAACCGATTGGAATTTCAATCATTATTGGCGTCCGATACATTTACGCTGGAGCGATGATGGCTTACTTTATACGACGCTTGCCGGACAAATCACAGTCATCGACCCAGAAACATTGGAACACGTACAATTGGATCGAAGTCCGCTCATGACCCTAGGTGATGACGGGAATATCTATTATGCAGATGGAGCCGATCTGAAACGGATCACCGTAAAGGATGGGCTCCCACCTCAGCAAGTAGAAATTGACGTGGACCTAGAGAATGCTAGTTTTGAAGAAGTTGTGAGTAATGGTGAAATTCCAGGATGGTCGGATAACTGGAAATCCGGTAATGCTTCCTTCCAGGTGACAGACGAACGAAGTTTTACTGGAAGCAAAAGCTTGAAGATCGTCGATACCGGGACATCTGAAACCGTAGCCGTGCTGTCTGATCCTGTTGAGGTCATACCAGGAAAAGAATATACAGCAAAAAGCCAGGTTTATCTAGAGACAGGAAGAACGATCATGATTTTACGTTTCTTTGATCAACAAGGGAAACAATTAGCTGATGAAGTTGCTTATGTTACGACAGGGAAAGGTCAATGGCAAGAAGTGATCGCGAGTGGTTATGCCCCGGAAAATGCAGCGACCGCCCGTATCTATGCTTACGTTAGTAATTATTGGACCGGCACGTCATATTTCGATGACTTCTCGTTGACCTATAAGGTTTTTGATAATGAATTGCCTGGGCTGGAGATGACTTCACCAGAAGAGGCATTGATTACAAATGACACGACTCCAGCTCTGAACTTCAAGACAGTACATGATTCATCGCTGTATTTGGAGAACGGTGGTGAACTGATCGGCCAATGGGACCTAAAAGCAAACGAAGCAACTGAGGTCACGGTAGGTCCTTTAGCAGAAGGGACACATGCGATTGTCGCATATGCCAAAACAAACGAGGGTATACCTGGGGAGGAGATTTCGATTACAGTGGTTGTCGATTTGACGGCGCCAGATGCCCCGGATGTGATTTCTCCAGATAAACCGATGAGCACGAACGATCGTACACCCGAGGTACAAGTAAAAGCCGAGGAAGGTGCGGTTATCGAAATCCTTGAAGACGGAAAGGTCATCGGAACAGGGATCGGAGCAGGAGAACAATCTGTGACAATCAAACTCCAAGAGCTTGAACAAGGAAACCACAAGCTGGTAGCCACGGCGACTGACAAAGCCGGCAACACGAGTGAGGAAAGTCCAATCCCACACATCATCATCAATAATGGAGAAGCAAACGGACACAATGAATAGAGTAGACAAAGGGGACCCAGCAACTGCTAGGTCCCCTTTCTTTGCCCCCATTTTCC from Pseudalkalibacillus sp. SCS-8 includes the following:
- a CDS encoding Ig-like domain-containing protein, translated to MRKIGLTTLVACMIFSLFAFPGSGAAQIKKTFEQPENLGPMVTSVAAMDSAYGIEDGHDVMYTTVKGDPGVFQVVNLDTYELLRTYELEGLGGSWTHVVDGDGHVYIGGSGKLFKYDPFTKTVTDLGTVVPGAREVYGLSVDESGNVYGGTYPDAHVFRYSPDTGKMTDYGSVKSDQDYVRSLTYANGTIYAGIGIKGSIMTIDAATGEIGTLPVPDRPAYYDTANLSMIWALDVVGHYLFVHLSDGNFIIYNLENKEWLPETVTGTKGLAMTPAHDGKTYFVANGKIMSFDLNTEATAETNLTYGSYIRNAGWVTINDPELPGMSLATISFNGSVQLFNFETSVRKTLEPIVEGQPTTIQTLEKGPDGKLYSSGYMGTYGAQYDPSTDVLELFNLGQAEGMTSLNDKMYMGTYPGANIYEYDTTKSPGDADNPQKLFSLSSDGQDRPFSMTSGDGKVFIGTIPTYGELGGALTIYDPNSTSAPSTYRNVVENQSIIGLAYRDGKIYGSTSVWGGLGIDPTADAAKMFVWDVNAGTMVTEFTPDLPGTVPSKAIGELSFGPDGLLWGASYGTIFAMDPDTYEIVKSKEIVATDWNFNHYWRPIHLRWSDDGLLYTTLAGQITVIDPETLEHVQLDRSPLMTLGDDGNIYYADGADLKRITVKDGLPPQQVEIDVDLENASFEEVVSNGEIPGWSDNWKSGNASFQVTDERSFTGSKSLKIVDTGTSETVAVLSDPVEVIPGKEYTAKSQVYLETGRTIMILRFFDQQGKQLADEVAYVTTGKGQWQEVIASGYAPENAATARIYAYVSNYWTGTSYFDDFSLTYKVFDNELPGLEMTSPEEALITNDTTPALNFKTVHDSSLYLENGGELIGQWDLKANEATEVTVGPLAEGTHAIVAYAKTNEGIPGEEISITVVVDLTAPDAPDVISPDKPMSTNDRTPEVQVKAEEGAVIEILEDGKVIGTGIGAGEQSVTIKLQELEQGNHKLVATATDKAGNTSEESPIPHIIINNGEANGHNE